The Clostridia bacterium genome contains a region encoding:
- a CDS encoding phenylacetate--CoA ligase, protein MAFWNKTYECMDRDELSKVQYDRLIDTVKRIYHNVPFYREKMQKIGLEPSDIRSVEDLKKLPFTYKQDLRDTYPYGLFAVPLSEIVRIHASSGTTGKQTVVGYTRRDIDTWAEV, encoded by the coding sequence ATGGCATTCTGGAATAAGACATATGAGTGCATGGATAGGGATGAGCTATCAAAAGTGCAGTACGACAGGCTTATAGACACAGTGAAAAGGATATATCATAATGTTCCTTTTTACAGAGAAAAAATGCAGAAAATAGGATTGGAGCCTTCGGACATCAGATCAGTTGAGGATCTAAAAAAGCTTCCATTTACCTATAAACAAGACTTAAGAGATACTTATCCGTATGGTCTGTTTGCAGTGCCATTGAGTGAAATTGTGAGAATCCATGCTTCTTCAGGTACCACTGGAAAGCAAACGGTTGTGGGTTATACCCGTCGTGATATCGATACATGGGCTGAAGT
- a CDS encoding indolepyruvate oxidoreductase subunit beta, with amino-acid sequence MSDLNIMIVGVGGQGSLLASRILGNVALKKSYDVKVSEVHGMSQRGGSVVTYVKIGKKVNSPLIEQGEADVILGFEQLESLRWVEYLKEDGKLIVSEQTINPMPVIMGKASYPENIIDKLKASYKNVISIDALDIAKKCGNIKAVNIVLLGLMAKGTAIEKDTWLESIRETVPAKFLEVNMNAFEAGYNAG; translated from the coding sequence ATGAGTGATTTGAATATAATGATTGTCGGTGTGGGCGGACAGGGTTCTCTGCTTGCCAGCAGAATACTGGGAAATGTTGCTCTTAAAAAATCCTATGATGTTAAAGTATCAGAAGTGCATGGTATGTCACAAAGAGGGGGAAGCGTTGTTACTTATGTGAAAATAGGCAAAAAAGTAAACTCTCCTTTGATAGAGCAGGGCGAAGCTGATGTGATTCTTGGCTTTGAACAGCTAGAATCACTTAGGTGGGTCGAGTATTTAAAAGAAGACGGAAAGCTCATAGTCAGCGAGCAGACAATAAATCCAATGCCTGTTATTATGGGAAAGGCTTCTTACCCTGAAAATATCATTGATAAGCTGAAAGCCAGCTACAAAAATGTTATTTCAATAGATGCTCTAGATATAGCAAAAAAGTGCGGAAATATAAAAGCTGTAAATATAGTACTCCTGGGATTGATGGCAAAAGGTACTGCAATAGAGAAGGATACATGGCTTGAGTCTATCAGAGAAACTGTTCCTGCGAAGTTTTTAGAGGTGAATATGAATGCATTTGAAGCAGGATATAACGCAGGCTAA
- the iorA gene encoding indolepyruvate ferredoxin oxidoreductase subunit alpha → MKKLMLGNEAVARGAYEAGVTIATAYPGTPSTEITENIAKYDEIYSEWSPNEKVALEVAIGSSIAGARSICSMKHVGLNVAADPLFTVSYSGINGGLVIMVADDPGMHSSQNEQDSRFYARFSKVPMLEPSDSQECKDFVKKAFEISEEFDCPVIVKLSTRIAHSQSIVEEGERVNYQLKEYSKDFSKYVMMPAMARKRHLVVEKRMSELKEYSNNSDINKIEWKSKKTGVITSGVAYQYAKEVFADASFLKIGMAYPLPDKLIAQFASEVEELFVVEELEPFIEDQIRKMGIKVTGKDKLPVTGELSAKIIRECLLGLKEETKSKINDIVPVRPPVMCPGCPHRGMFYVLKKLKLNVSGDIGCYTLGALPPSEAMDTCVCMGASVGIAHGMEKARGKEFGKKTVAVIGDSTFIHSGITGLIDVVYNKGNSTVIILDNSITGMTGHQHNPTTGFTIKGEPTRQVDLVKLSNAVGIERVKVVDPFDIKEFEKVVKEEIETEEPSVIISQRPCALLKNVKFEGSLKINSEKCKMCKKCMTVGCPAIVNKGGHIEVNEALCVGCRLCTKVCAFDAFEKAGGSK, encoded by the coding sequence ATGAAAAAGTTGATGCTTGGTAACGAAGCTGTTGCCAGGGGAGCTTATGAGGCAGGTGTTACTATTGCTACTGCATACCCAGGTACACCCAGTACGGAAATAACAGAGAATATTGCAAAGTATGATGAAATATATTCTGAATGGTCTCCAAATGAAAAAGTAGCTCTGGAAGTTGCAATAGGGTCTTCAATAGCAGGTGCAAGGAGTATTTGCTCGATGAAGCACGTTGGATTGAATGTGGCAGCTGACCCATTATTTACTGTTTCCTATTCAGGAATAAACGGCGGGCTTGTTATAATGGTTGCTGACGATCCTGGAATGCACAGTTCTCAGAACGAGCAGGACAGCAGATTTTATGCCAGATTTTCCAAAGTTCCGATGCTAGAGCCATCAGACAGCCAGGAATGCAAGGACTTTGTAAAAAAGGCGTTTGAAATAAGCGAAGAATTTGACTGCCCTGTAATAGTAAAATTATCTACAAGAATAGCTCACTCACAGAGCATAGTAGAAGAGGGCGAAAGGGTTAATTATCAGTTAAAGGAATACAGTAAGGATTTTAGCAAATACGTTATGATGCCTGCTATGGCAAGAAAAAGGCATCTGGTAGTAGAAAAAAGGATGTCTGAGCTGAAGGAATATTCGAATAATTCAGATATAAACAAGATAGAATGGAAAAGCAAAAAGACAGGTGTTATCACAAGTGGAGTAGCTTATCAATATGCCAAAGAGGTATTTGCTGATGCATCATTTTTAAAGATAGGTATGGCATATCCACTGCCTGATAAATTAATAGCGCAGTTTGCTTCAGAGGTTGAGGAACTTTTTGTAGTTGAGGAATTGGAACCATTTATAGAAGATCAAATAAGGAAAATGGGCATAAAAGTTACAGGTAAGGACAAATTGCCTGTAACAGGTGAATTGAGCGCAAAGATTATTCGTGAATGCTTGCTTGGATTAAAGGAGGAAACAAAATCTAAAATAAATGATATTGTACCGGTAAGGCCTCCTGTTATGTGTCCCGGATGTCCTCACAGAGGAATGTTTTATGTACTGAAAAAATTAAAGTTGAATGTAAGCGGAGATATAGGCTGTTATACTCTTGGAGCATTACCGCCGTCTGAAGCCATGGATACATGTGTATGTATGGGAGCCAGCGTAGGTATTGCACATGGTATGGAAAAAGCCCGTGGCAAGGAATTTGGAAAAAAGACCGTTGCAGTTATAGGGGATTCCACATTTATTCATTCAGGAATTACCGGCTTAATCGATGTAGTATACAATAAAGGTAATTCTACTGTAATAATCCTCGATAATTCTATAACAGGAATGACAGGTCATCAACATAACCCAACTACAGGATTTACCATAAAAGGTGAGCCTACAAGGCAGGTTGACCTTGTAAAGCTTTCAAATGCTGTTGGTATAGAAAGGGTAAAAGTAGTTGATCCATTTGATATTAAAGAATTTGAGAAAGTCGTTAAAGAAGAAATAGAAACAGAGGAGCCTTCGGTTATAATATCTCAGCGTCCCTGTGCGTTACTTAAAAATGTAAAATTTGAAGGTTCATTAAAAATAAATTCTGAAAAATGTAAAATGTGTAAAAAATGCATGACTGTCGGATGTCCGGCAATAGTGAATAAAGGCGGACATATAGAAGTAAATGAGGCTCTTTGTGTGGGATGCAGGCTATGTACCAAGGTATGTGCGTTTGATGCTTTTGAAAAGGCAGGTGGCTCAAAATGA
- a CDS encoding phenylacetate--CoA ligase: MIWNKGAECLNRKDMEALQLERLRDVVKRAYENVPFYKNKFDEIGLKPEHIQTLSDIEKIPYTTKNDLRDNYPYSLFAVPMKKIVRLHASSGTTGKPIVVGYTKKDMDDWSEGVARLIVAAGGCEDDIAQVVFGYGLFTGGFGLHYGLEKVGITVVPASSGNSERQMMLMQDFGSTILVGTPSYVLYLSEIAEEMGIKKGMHKLRLGLFGGEGHTPEMRAEIEKRWGILATENYGLSEIVGPGVSGECIYQCGMHINEDLYYPEIIESDTGKTLGYGEKGELVLTTLTKEGIPMLRYRTKDITILNPETCKCGRTSVRMNKVLGRTDDMLIIRGVNVFPSQIESVLVGMEHIGPHYQIIVTKKGYMDDIEVQVELIDGKVLEKFSELENIEKNIRHKIKTVLQIDAKVKLVEPKSIERSVGKAKRVIDLRNK; this comes from the coding sequence ATGATCTGGAACAAGGGAGCTGAATGTCTGAATAGAAAGGATATGGAAGCTTTACAGCTTGAAAGGCTAAGAGATGTTGTAAAAAGAGCTTATGAAAATGTGCCTTTTTATAAAAATAAGTTTGATGAAATCGGTCTCAAGCCCGAACATATTCAAACCTTAAGCGATATAGAAAAAATACCCTATACAACTAAGAATGATTTGAGGGATAATTACCCGTACAGTCTCTTTGCTGTTCCGATGAAGAAAATAGTAAGATTACATGCGTCATCAGGTACGACAGGCAAACCCATAGTAGTAGGCTATACAAAAAAGGATATGGATGATTGGTCTGAAGGAGTTGCCAGATTGATAGTTGCAGCAGGTGGTTGTGAAGATGATATAGCACAGGTTGTATTTGGCTATGGGTTATTTACAGGGGGTTTTGGGCTGCATTATGGTCTTGAAAAGGTTGGCATTACTGTAGTACCTGCATCAAGCGGTAATTCTGAAAGACAAATGATGCTAATGCAGGATTTTGGTTCGACAATCCTTGTTGGGACTCCTTCATATGTGCTGTATCTTTCCGAAATCGCAGAGGAAATGGGAATAAAGAAGGGAATGCATAAACTGAGACTGGGTCTGTTTGGCGGAGAAGGACACACTCCTGAAATGAGAGCTGAAATAGAAAAAAGGTGGGGGATACTTGCTACTGAAAACTATGGGTTAAGCGAAATAGTAGGCCCGGGTGTTTCCGGTGAATGTATCTATCAGTGCGGAATGCATATTAATGAGGATTTGTATTATCCTGAAATAATTGAATCGGATACCGGAAAAACTCTTGGCTATGGTGAAAAAGGTGAACTGGTTCTCACAACTCTTACAAAAGAGGGAATTCCTATGTTAAGGTACAGGACAAAGGATATTACCATACTCAATCCTGAAACCTGCAAATGTGGCAGAACAAGTGTAAGGATGAACAAGGTACTCGGAAGAACTGACGATATGCTCATAATAAGGGGAGTGAATGTTTTTCCATCGCAGATAGAAAGCGTACTTGTGGGGATGGAGCACATAGGACCTCATTATCAGATAATTGTTACCAAAAAGGGCTATATGGACGATATAGAAGTCCAGGTAGAACTTATTGATGGGAAAGTGCTGGAGAAATTCAGCGAACTGGAGAATATTGAAAAGAATATAAGACACAAGATAAAAACGGTATTACAGATAGATGCAAAAGTAAAGCTGGTGGAGCCTAAGTCTATAGAACGTTCTGTCGGAAAGGCAAAAAGAGTTATTGATTTAAGGAATAAATAA
- a CDS encoding L-lactate permease → MWSVGSLLLTLLPIAVILFMLIIWRKPADISGIVGWLIISVIAFLFFRTNLEVIFRSSLAGLIKSFPVSLIVATSLLQMAYMEKTGALKRVIIFIKTIASENKAVQIMMINIGFGTLMVAVGATPVSLLPPILIAMGYSTYVAIALPSIGYDSLCTYALLGAPIVVFHGIANDFLVKNNIIQKGSELSLSDIGSIFFIFLPVVSTLIGFCMLWIVGRAKAVKEGWLPCLITGLVIGIVSYFTNRYDNFVTLTGVLCGIAVIITMAVYLLVTGKKVIDRSRLTDEEIEYEKKFPLWRALMPWLILIAVILILNVPKPLFNYLYNVNKLPIQGLTADGSPIATRALWNAYTWIFVSILLSIPFLRPSAVQIKDTLKVWWKRAPRPVFSAAVFFAIGELMNMSGFDMIQNKFANSSMVQVLANFSADVFKGAYSAIVSFIGLFGGFITGSEASTIAMFAKYTLTTSKELNLNITGMLIITAGLAFGGGLASVISPAKLQNAAASIDKLGEENKVIRIAFVFSLLLTLVTSAFVVMLLKTGIL, encoded by the coding sequence ATGTGGTCAGTGGGGTCACTATTATTAACGCTGCTTCCAATAGCAGTAATTCTTTTTATGCTCATTATTTGGAGAAAACCGGCTGATATAAGCGGTATTGTTGGGTGGTTAATTATCTCCGTAATAGCATTCTTATTTTTCAGGACAAACCTCGAAGTAATTTTTAGATCTTCTTTAGCAGGACTTATCAAATCGTTTCCCGTTTCTCTTATTGTTGCAACTTCATTATTACAAATGGCGTACATGGAAAAGACCGGTGCCTTAAAGAGGGTTATCATATTCATAAAGACAATAGCCAGTGAAAACAAGGCTGTGCAAATTATGATGATTAATATAGGATTTGGAACCCTTATGGTGGCTGTAGGTGCAACTCCGGTTTCACTTTTGCCGCCCATTCTGATCGCAATGGGTTATTCTACTTATGTTGCTATAGCACTGCCCTCCATCGGGTATGATTCATTATGCACATACGCTCTACTTGGAGCGCCAATCGTAGTATTCCACGGGATAGCAAACGATTTTCTGGTAAAAAACAATATAATTCAAAAAGGCAGTGAGCTTTCATTATCTGACATAGGGAGTATATTTTTTATTTTCCTTCCTGTTGTCTCGACGCTGATAGGCTTCTGCATGCTTTGGATAGTAGGCAGGGCAAAAGCTGTAAAAGAAGGCTGGCTCCCTTGTCTTATCACCGGATTGGTGATTGGTATAGTATCTTACTTTACCAACAGGTATGACAATTTTGTAACTCTTACCGGGGTATTATGCGGTATAGCAGTAATTATAACTATGGCAGTTTACTTGCTGGTTACGGGTAAAAAGGTAATAGACAGGAGTAGACTGACAGATGAAGAAATAGAATATGAGAAAAAGTTTCCTCTATGGAGAGCATTGATGCCATGGTTGATTCTGATTGCAGTAATACTTATACTAAATGTTCCTAAACCATTATTCAATTATCTTTACAATGTTAACAAACTCCCTATCCAGGGACTTACTGCAGATGGATCACCTATAGCTACCAGAGCTTTGTGGAATGCGTATACATGGATATTTGTAAGTATTCTCCTATCCATTCCGTTCTTGCGTCCATCTGCCGTACAGATCAAAGACACCTTGAAAGTATGGTGGAAGAGAGCACCGAGACCGGTTTTTTCAGCAGCTGTATTTTTTGCTATAGGTGAACTTATGAATATGTCCGGATTTGATATGATACAGAACAAGTTTGCAAACAGCAGTATGGTACAGGTATTGGCAAACTTTTCTGCAGACGTGTTTAAGGGAGCATATAGTGCTATTGTATCGTTTATAGGACTATTTGGAGGCTTTATAACAGGAAGTGAAGCGTCAACCATCGCTATGTTTGCTAAATATACACTTACTACATCCAAGGAGCTAAACCTCAATATTACCGGAATGCTGATAATAACAGCCGGGCTTGCTTTTGGTGGGGGACTTGCCAGTGTTATTTCACCTGCCAAGCTTCAGAATGCAGCTGCGTCGATTGATAAACTCGGAGAGGAGAACAAGGTCATACGTATAGCATTTGTTTTCTCTCTGCTCCTTACACTTGTTACTTCTGCTTTTGTCGTTATGCTGTTGAAAACAGGAATACTCTAG
- a CDS encoding MBL fold metallo-hydrolase has protein sequence MKISFLGAAKTVTGSCYLLETKNYRLLVDCGLFQGHSKEVALNEEDFAFNPSEIDYLLLTHSHIDHSGRIPKLYIDGFKGEIVTTKATTELCSIMLPDCGHIQELENEWTNRKRQRAGKPPVEPLYTYQDAIDCIKLFRSVEYSEVIKLNDEVKLRFNDAGHILGSSIIEVWITENGEESKIVFSGDLGNKDIPILRDPSLIESADYLVIESTYGNRLHADNKNKVERFVDIINETVDKGGNVIIPSFAVGRTQEIIYELHKQRDKYNSKIQKLLSMPVFIDSPLAISATEIFRRNLDCYDEEAKAYIANGDNPLEFAGLQFTKTPDESRALNERDDSIIIISASGMCEAGRIKHHLKHNLWRKECTILFVGYQAVGTLGRKLVDGAKKVKLFGEDISVNARIEMIEGFSGHADRDGLLEWIGKFNRKPKKIFIVHGEEDGMMDFAASINERFNIDTIIPGKGDSYIINAARVVEAGEKQHTASHSYKRLAVIEMLETLKEEFDELAELLKNELKQDKSDLEVDELRAKLKTLEKNMVEVLK, from the coding sequence ATGAAAATATCCTTTCTGGGAGCAGCAAAAACTGTGACAGGTTCGTGTTATCTTTTGGAAACAAAGAATTATAGGCTTCTTGTCGATTGTGGATTATTCCAAGGTCATTCAAAGGAAGTCGCGCTGAATGAAGAGGATTTTGCATTTAATCCTTCAGAAATTGATTATTTGTTACTCACCCATTCCCATATCGATCATAGCGGCAGGATACCTAAATTGTATATTGACGGATTCAAGGGCGAAATCGTCACAACAAAAGCGACAACAGAGTTGTGCAGCATAATGTTACCTGACTGCGGTCATATACAAGAACTTGAAAATGAATGGACTAACAGGAAACGACAAAGAGCCGGTAAGCCTCCGGTAGAACCTTTGTATACATATCAGGATGCGATTGACTGTATTAAGCTTTTCCGCAGTGTCGAATATAGTGAAGTCATAAAGCTGAATGATGAAGTAAAGCTTCGGTTTAATGACGCAGGCCACATACTTGGTTCTTCCATAATCGAAGTATGGATAACTGAAAACGGGGAAGAGTCCAAAATAGTATTTTCCGGAGACCTTGGCAACAAAGATATACCCATATTGAGAGATCCGTCACTCATAGAAAGTGCTGATTACCTTGTCATAGAATCGACATACGGAAACAGGCTCCATGCAGATAATAAAAATAAAGTTGAGAGGTTTGTTGACATAATAAATGAAACAGTTGATAAGGGTGGAAATGTAATAATCCCTTCTTTTGCGGTAGGCAGGACTCAGGAAATCATATATGAGCTGCATAAGCAAAGGGACAAATATAATTCCAAAATCCAGAAACTGCTCAGTATGCCTGTTTTTATCGACAGCCCTTTAGCAATATCAGCAACGGAAATCTTCAGAAGAAATCTGGATTGTTATGATGAAGAGGCAAAGGCATATATTGCTAATGGTGATAACCCTCTCGAGTTTGCCGGCCTGCAGTTTACCAAAACTCCCGATGAGTCAAGAGCGCTGAATGAGAGAGATGACAGTATTATTATCATTTCTGCAAGTGGAATGTGCGAAGCAGGAAGAATAAAACACCATCTGAAGCATAATCTTTGGAGAAAGGAGTGTACTATACTGTTTGTAGGCTATCAGGCAGTCGGTACATTGGGAAGGAAACTTGTAGATGGGGCAAAAAAGGTAAAACTCTTTGGTGAAGATATTTCTGTAAATGCAAGAATAGAGATGATAGAGGGGTTTTCGGGACACGCAGACAGGGATGGCTTGCTGGAGTGGATAGGGAAATTCAACAGAAAACCGAAGAAGATTTTTATTGTGCATGGTGAAGAGGATGGCATGATGGATTTTGCAGCCTCAATAAATGAAAGATTCAATATAGATACTATAATACCTGGAAAGGGCGATTCATACATAATTAATGCTGCAAGAGTAGTAGAAGCCGGTGAAAAGCAGCATACAGCAAGTCACAGCTACAAGAGGCTAGCAGTTATTGAAATGCTGGAGACTCTTAAGGAAGAATTTGATGAATTGGCAGAGTTGTTAAAGAATGAGTTGAAGCAGGACAAAAGCGATCTTGAGGTAGATGAACTGAGGGCTAAGCTGAAGACTCTGGAAAAGAATATGGTCGAGGTTTTGAAGTAG
- a CDS encoding M42 family metallopeptidase: MFDLVRKFTNAFGVSGNEEEISEVIKTEIKDKVDEIYSDTLGNLIAVKKGTGKKIMLAAHMDEIGIMATYIDEKGFIRFSNIGWVSPYYSLGQKVRFKNGTTGSVFYEEKIEEMKDLKLSRMYIDIGTSSKDETEKKIRIGDTACFIGDAVNENGKIISKALDNRSGCAVLVETVKNHPETENELYFVFTVQEELGLRGARTAAYQIKPDIAIAVDVTLTGDTPETKPMEVKCGRGPAIKIKDSSVICHPEVRRILENSAKKLDIPYQFEILEAGGSDPGAIHLTAGGIPSGAISIPCRYMHSPVEMVSVSDLENAVKLLSQAIL, encoded by the coding sequence ATGTTTGATCTGGTCAGAAAATTTACAAATGCATTTGGAGTATCCGGAAATGAGGAAGAAATAAGTGAGGTTATCAAGACCGAGATAAAGGACAAGGTAGATGAGATATATTCCGACACACTTGGGAATCTTATAGCGGTTAAGAAGGGTACGGGTAAAAAGATAATGCTTGCAGCCCATATGGATGAGATAGGCATAATGGCCACCTATATTGATGAAAAAGGCTTTATACGTTTTTCTAATATAGGCTGGGTTTCACCTTATTACTCTCTTGGACAGAAAGTAAGATTTAAAAATGGAACAACCGGTTCTGTATTTTATGAGGAAAAAATCGAAGAAATGAAGGATTTAAAGCTATCAAGAATGTATATAGACATTGGTACAAGCAGTAAAGATGAAACGGAGAAGAAGATTCGAATAGGCGATACCGCTTGCTTTATCGGAGATGCAGTGAACGAAAATGGTAAGATAATCTCAAAAGCTCTTGACAACAGGAGTGGGTGTGCAGTACTTGTAGAAACTGTCAAAAACCACCCTGAAACCGAAAATGAACTGTATTTTGTGTTTACTGTTCAGGAAGAGTTGGGATTAAGAGGAGCCAGAACTGCTGCTTATCAGATCAAGCCAGATATCGCTATAGCAGTGGATGTTACTCTGACAGGGGATACGCCTGAAACAAAACCGATGGAAGTAAAATGCGGAAGAGGCCCGGCTATCAAAATCAAGGACAGCTCGGTCATATGCCACCCGGAGGTCAGGAGAATATTGGAGAATTCTGCTAAAAAACTAGACATACCTTATCAGTTTGAAATACTGGAAGCAGGAGGAAGTGACCCTGGGGCAATACACTTAACAGCTGGAGGTATACCCTCTGGAGCAATATCCATACCCTGCAGGTATATGCATAGCCCGGTGGAAATGGTGAGTGTAAGTGATCTGGAGAATGCTGTAAAATTGCTTTCGCAAGCAATATTATGA